In Tenebrio molitor chromosome 8, icTenMoli1.1, whole genome shotgun sequence, a genomic segment contains:
- the LOC138137102 gene encoding uncharacterized protein yields the protein MPKSPKARKESSKREREEGRMSEEGLNPFRKSSRTERSPSRGEERNQSKEIEKKIKTVLREIEEDMAGIVEESRARRKELAAAREKEGEQEREDMLKSSEVRKESSKREREEGRTSKEGKNPLRNSSRTRRSPNRSEAENQSKEMDKEMKTTMIREMREEIKTLRKELAAVREENGELRKELATVRGERRGRDEKEQLEKADWMKRMEMIEEKMEQREKKERKNNVIIAGIGAISGNIEKGVEEWLEREIGVKVNVKEAFKINKDKMMLAKIESWEQKKNIMLSKSKLKEKKGERMYIDDDLTKEERETQKKLRELAREERDRGKRVKIGYRKIQINGDWFRWDKRQEKLKKIC from the coding sequence ATGCCGAAATCGCCAAAAGCaaggaaagaaagcagcaagagagaaagagaagagggtagGATGTCGGAAGAAGGCCTGAACCCATTCAGAAAGAGTTCCAGAACGGAAAGATCCCCAAGTAGAGGCGAAGAAAGAAATCAAAGCAAAGAAAtagagaagaaaataaaaacagtgcTCAGAGAGATAGAAGAGGATATGGCGGGAATAGTAGAGGAGAGCAGAGCacgaagaaaggaattagcggcagcGAGAGAGAAAGAGGGAGAGCAAGAAAGAGAGGACATGCTGAAATCGTCAGAAGtaaggaaagaaagcagcaagagagaaagagaagagggtagAACGTCGAAAGAAGGCAAGAACCCACTCAGAAATAGTTCCAGAACGAGAAGATCACCAAATAGAAGCGAAGCAGAAAAtcaaagcaaggaaatggatAAGGAAATGAAAACTACCATGATAAGAGAGATGAGAGAGGAGATCAAAACactaagaaaggaattagcggcagtgagagaggagaatGGGGAGCTAAGGAAAGAATTAGCGACAGTGAGAGGGGAGAGGAGAGGAAGAGACGAAAAAGAGCAGTTGGAGAAGGCAGATTGGatgaaaaggatggaaatgatagaggaaaagatggaacaaagagaaaagaaggagaggaagaataatgttataatagCTGGAATAGGAGCAATAAGTGGAAATATAGAGAAGGGGGTGGAAGAATGGTTAGAAAGGGAGATAGGAGTGAAAGTGAATGTAaaggaagcatttaaaataaataaagataagatgatgctggcaaaaatagaaagttggGAGCAGAAGAAGAACATAATGCTAAGTAAGAGTAagttaaaggaaaaaaaaggtgagaggatgtatatagatgacgatttgacaaaagaagaaagggaaacacaaaagaagttaagagAGTTGGCCAGAGAGGAGAGAGATAGAGGAAAAAGGGTGAAAATAGGATACAGGAAAATACAGATAAACGGGGACTGGTTTAGATGGGATAAGAGACaggagaaactgaagaaaatttgctAA